AGGTTCTAAACGAATTGCCTTGTTGGGTTCCCGTCATGTGCCAATTACTCATCAAAATCTCATTGAAATGATGACTTATGCCCTAGTTTTATCGGGCAATCGTGTCATCACTTCTGGTGCTACAGGTACTAATTCAGCTGCCATCCGGGGAGCAACACGGGCTGACCCGAATTTATTGACGGTAATCCTACCGCAAAGCCTGGAACGTCAGCCATCCGAATCACGCCAGCAACTAGAGCAGGTCATGCATCTAGTCGAAAATCCCAGTAATGATAATCTGTCTTTAGCCGAGGCCAGCTACCTGTGCAACAAGGAGATTGTCTCCCGTTGTCAGCAACTGATCTGCTTTGCTTTTCACGACAGTCGCACCTTGCTACAAACTTGTGGAGAGGCTGAAGAACAAAGAAAAGTGGTGACATTGTTCTACTTTGACTAAAGTGAAACGCAGTCTCCACAAAGCTAATGATAGAGATGGGTAATTACCAGTGGGTACTGGGTAATGATTTGTCTAAGTTACTCAGTATTCCTTCACGCTCACTAACCAAGAAATACTACCAATATTTGTTAGCTTAATGTCCCCCTTACAACTGCCTATACCTATACCTGCTATTTATTTGTACTCTATTGCAGCTGCCGCAGTTCTTATTTATGTACCGTATTTATTAGTAGCTTACGGTCGTGCGCGGGTTGGGTTTGATTTATCTGCTCCTCGTGCCATGTTCGATAAATTGCCACCTTATGCCCAAAGGGCTACTTGGGCGCATCAAAACTCCTTTGAGACGTTCATGATTTTTGCTGCCGCAGCATTAATGGCTTATGTTACAGGTGTTAATTCTCCTCTGGCAGCAATGGCAGCGATCGCCTTTATCCCGGCTCGGTTGCTATACTCTATTTTTTATATTGCGAATATACCCATTTTGCGTTCTTTCATGTTTGGCATTGGCTCTTTTAGCTCTGCCACTCTCTTTTACCTGAGTATCATGGAAATCCAAGGATAGGTAACTGGGGACTGGGTAATGAATTTTATTTTTCCCAATTACCAATTCCAACATTAAACATTCCACATCTAAAATTTTTTATGGCTTCTACTTTTTCTTTTGATATTGTCAGCGACTTTGACCGCCAAGAATTAGTCAATGCTATTGATCAAGTAGTGCGAGACGTTAAAAGCCGTTACGATCTCAAAGATACCCAAACTGATGTCGATTTAGGCGAAACCAGCATTACTGTTAACACGGACAGCGATATGACTTTAGAAGCTGTACACGGGATACTGCGGGAAAAAGCCGCTAAACGGAACCTATCCCAAAAAATCTTTGAGTTTGGCAAAATTGAATCTGCCAGCGGAAATCGTGTGCGTCAAGAAATCACCCTCAAAAAAGGCATCAGCCAAGAAATTGCCAAACAAATCTCTAAATTGATTCGTGACGAATTCAAAAAAGTGCAAGCCTCAATCCAAGGTGATGCTGTGCGGGTAACTGCCAAAGCTAAAGATGACTTACAAACCGTGATCCAGCGACTTAAGCAAGAAGACTTTCCTGTGGCTTTGCAATTTACAAACTATCGTTAGGTACTGGGGATTGGAGACTGG
This genomic interval from Anabaena sphaerica FACHB-251 contains the following:
- a CDS encoding DNA recombination-mediator protein A is translated as MSQSTELIKLDTLAQELATIQQTGSKRIALLGSRHVPITHQNLIEMMTYALVLSGNRVITSGATGTNSAAIRGATRADPNLLTVILPQSLERQPSESRQQLEQVMHLVENPSNDNLSLAEASYLCNKEIVSRCQQLICFAFHDSRTLLQTCGEAEEQRKVVTLFYFD
- a CDS encoding MAPEG family protein yields the protein MSPLQLPIPIPAIYLYSIAAAAVLIYVPYLLVAYGRARVGFDLSAPRAMFDKLPPYAQRATWAHQNSFETFMIFAAAALMAYVTGVNSPLAAMAAIAFIPARLLYSIFYIANIPILRSFMFGIGSFSSATLFYLSIMEIQG
- a CDS encoding YajQ family cyclic di-GMP-binding protein gives rise to the protein MASTFSFDIVSDFDRQELVNAIDQVVRDVKSRYDLKDTQTDVDLGETSITVNTDSDMTLEAVHGILREKAAKRNLSQKIFEFGKIESASGNRVRQEITLKKGISQEIAKQISKLIRDEFKKVQASIQGDAVRVTAKAKDDLQTVIQRLKQEDFPVALQFTNYR